In a genomic window of Shouchella clausii:
- a CDS encoding PTS sugar transporter subunit IIB, with amino-acid sequence MKKVLVVCGNGLGSSFIVEMNVKKILAELGIDAEVNHTDLASSKSEQADLYIGAADIVEQLNDGTRNVVGLNNLLDNEAIKDVLRSNL; translated from the coding sequence ATGAAAAAAGTATTAGTCGTTTGTGGAAATGGGTTAGGGAGCAGTTTTATTGTCGAGATGAATGTTAAAAAAATACTAGCAGAGCTAGGGATTGACGCGGAGGTGAACCACACGGACCTAGCCTCAAGCAAAAGTGAGCAAGCCGATCTCTACATAGGCGCAGCTGACATTGTCGAGCAGCTTAACGACGGAACGCGCAACGTTGTCGGTTTAAACAATTTGCTAGACAACGAAGCGATAAAAGACGTGCTACGTAGCAATTTATAA
- a CDS encoding PTS ascorbate transporter subunit IIC: protein MFELIMNDILGTPAILIGLFALIGLLLQKKSATDTVSGTLKTTMGFLLLGVGAAVVSDSLGTFRSMFEAAFQIQGVVPNTDAMAAIAQENYGTETALIMIFGMVVNLLLARFTPFKYVFLTGHHTLYMAAMLAVVLVTGGMSGVPLVLIGSLILGAAMVIAPAVLQPFTRKITGNDDLALGHFGTFGYFTAGLVGKLVGNPEKSTETIQIPKSLGFLRDTSVAVSLTMALLFFAITPFAGIAVIEELSGGTNYAVFILIQAITFAAGVYIILAGVRMAIGEIVPAFKGIADKFVKGAKPALDAPTVFPFAPNAVIIGFLCSFAGGIASIFLLPLVGLTVIVPGLVPHFFCGATAGVYGNATGGLRGAVVGSFVNGILISFLPALLLPVLGSLGLESTTFGDTDFGIIGILLGYFIQLFS from the coding sequence ATGTTTGAGCTGATTATGAATGACATTTTAGGGACGCCAGCCATCCTCATTGGCCTGTTCGCCCTAATCGGACTACTGCTACAAAAGAAATCGGCGACAGACACCGTGTCAGGTACATTAAAAACAACGATGGGCTTTCTGTTGCTCGGAGTGGGGGCTGCGGTTGTCTCTGATTCACTTGGCACGTTTCGCTCCATGTTTGAAGCCGCTTTTCAAATTCAAGGCGTTGTGCCAAATACAGATGCGATGGCGGCGATTGCCCAGGAGAATTACGGGACGGAAACCGCTCTGATTATGATCTTTGGCATGGTTGTCAATTTGCTGCTTGCCCGGTTTACGCCGTTTAAATATGTGTTTCTTACTGGCCACCATACACTCTATATGGCGGCGATGCTTGCCGTTGTCCTTGTTACAGGAGGTATGAGCGGCGTGCCTCTAGTCTTGATCGGTTCATTGATTTTAGGGGCAGCGATGGTGATTGCTCCAGCCGTCTTGCAACCGTTTACCCGAAAAATTACCGGAAATGACGACTTGGCTCTTGGACACTTTGGCACATTTGGCTATTTTACAGCTGGTTTGGTTGGCAAACTGGTCGGCAATCCAGAAAAATCGACTGAAACGATTCAAATTCCGAAATCACTAGGTTTTCTCCGCGACACATCTGTGGCTGTCTCTTTAACAATGGCGTTATTGTTTTTTGCGATTACCCCTTTTGCTGGCATTGCCGTCATTGAAGAGTTAAGCGGAGGCACGAATTATGCCGTCTTTATCTTGATTCAAGCGATTACATTTGCGGCAGGCGTCTACATCATCTTAGCTGGTGTGCGCATGGCCATCGGCGAGATTGTCCCAGCCTTTAAAGGCATTGCCGATAAATTTGTAAAAGGGGCGAAACCAGCCCTTGACGCACCCACTGTTTTCCCGTTCGCGCCAAATGCGGTTATTATTGGTTTTCTTTGTAGTTTCGCTGGCGGGATTGCATCCATTTTCTTACTCCCGCTAGTTGGTTTAACGGTCATTGTTCCTGGGCTCGTTCCTCACTTTTTCTGTGGGGCAACCGCCGGTGTTTATGGGAATGCGACAGGAGGATTGCGTGGGGCAGTGGTAGGGTCGTTTGTGAACGGCATTCTAATCTCGTTCTTGCCAGCGCTATTATTGCCAGTGTTAGGTTCACTTGGCCTTGAAAGCACTACGTTTGGCGACACGGATTTCGGCATTATTGGCATTTTACTAGGCTATTTCATTCAGTTGTTTTCGTAA
- the alsE gene encoding D-allulose 6-phosphate 3-epimerase, with the protein MKPAFSPSLMCMDVTKFREQIETLNGRADLYHVDVMDGHYVKNLTLSPFFIEQLSKVATIPIDAHLMAEKPNDFLVDACIDAGASIISIHPEVVHAELFRTIAHIKKRGCQVGIVLNPATPLAIIEPFAHLIDKLTIMTIDPGFAGQPFLTEMVEKIADAKRFRAEQGLAFTLEVDGSCNEKTFKQLAQAGNETFIVGTSGLFGLDHDLSTAWEKMEAIFRKQTEGMYV; encoded by the coding sequence ATGAAACCAGCATTTTCTCCCTCACTAATGTGTATGGATGTAACAAAGTTCCGCGAGCAAATTGAAACGTTAAATGGACGTGCTGACTTGTATCATGTCGATGTAATGGACGGCCACTATGTGAAAAACTTAACGTTGTCCCCATTTTTTATTGAACAACTAAGCAAAGTGGCAACCATTCCAATTGATGCCCATTTGATGGCAGAGAAGCCCAATGACTTTTTAGTGGATGCTTGTATCGACGCAGGCGCTTCGATCATTAGCATCCACCCAGAAGTCGTGCATGCAGAACTCTTTCGGACGATCGCCCACATTAAAAAACGCGGCTGCCAAGTAGGCATTGTCCTAAACCCGGCTACACCACTAGCGATCATTGAGCCTTTCGCTCACTTAATTGACAAACTGACGATTATGACAATTGACCCTGGATTTGCAGGCCAACCCTTTCTGACAGAAATGGTGGAGAAAATCGCAGACGCAAAACGTTTCCGCGCTGAGCAAGGGCTAGCTTTTACATTAGAAGTCGATGGATCATGCAACGAAAAGACGTTCAAGCAACTTGCGCAAGCAGGCAACGAAACGTTCATCGTCGGTACTTCAGGGCTGTTTGGCCTAGACCACGACTTATCGACTGCTTGGGAAAAGATGGAGGCGATTTTCCGTAAACAAACAGAAGGGATGTATGTTTAG
- a CDS encoding ATP-binding cassette domain-containing protein has product MAIAKQTTKRGVEIRIAQLQKTFGDQDVIKDITLTIEAGQFVAIVGKSGSGKSTLLRLVAGLEQPSSGELLFNGATLKKSQASITMMYQDSRLLPWKKVIDNVGLGLKGNWQHKGENVLNAVGLSAFANEWPSTLSGGQQQRVALARALIREPDLLMLDEPLSALDALTRSEMQDLIETIWQENQFTALLVTHDVREAVKLADRIILIEEGVIALDVENPLSRPRDVTNKQLIELEKQVTSRILEKE; this is encoded by the coding sequence ATGGCTATAGCAAAACAAACGACTAAGCGCGGCGTTGAAATCCGCATCGCACAATTGCAAAAAACGTTTGGCGATCAAGATGTGATAAAGGATATTACACTCACGATTGAAGCAGGGCAATTTGTCGCGATTGTCGGCAAAAGCGGAAGTGGAAAAAGCACATTGCTCCGCCTCGTCGCTGGTCTAGAACAACCAAGCAGTGGCGAGCTTTTATTCAATGGAGCAACATTAAAAAAGTCACAGGCAAGCATCACCATGATGTATCAAGACTCACGCTTGCTGCCCTGGAAAAAAGTGATCGATAACGTCGGGCTTGGCCTTAAAGGGAACTGGCAGCATAAAGGCGAGAACGTCCTCAATGCCGTTGGCTTATCAGCTTTTGCCAATGAATGGCCGAGCACGCTTTCAGGCGGGCAGCAACAGCGCGTCGCCCTAGCACGCGCCCTCATCAGGGAGCCTGATTTGCTCATGCTCGATGAACCACTCAGTGCCCTTGACGCGCTGACTCGATCAGAGATGCAAGACTTAATCGAAACGATTTGGCAAGAAAACCAGTTTACCGCCTTACTTGTCACCCATGATGTACGCGAAGCCGTTAAACTTGCCGATCGCATTATTTTAATTGAAGAAGGCGTCATTGCCCTTGATGTCGAAAATCCTTTGAGCAGGCCAAGGGATGTCACCAACAAACAATTGATTGAACTTGAAAAGCAAGTGACTTCGCGGATTTTGGAGAAGGAGTAG
- a CDS encoding ABC transporter permease subunit, which produces MTNTFQKQILPWMLPLLFLVIWQIISMLEIVSPSLFPAPTSVLESFYELIVSGTLLEHIQISLYRAFIGLLIGGAIGLLLGILNGWSTWSFYTVDTFVQMIRNIPHLALLPLVIVWLGIGEASKIFLVALGVMFPIYINTLHGIRSVNRGYIEMGKMYGLKGWGLFRHVYLPGALPSIFVGIRYALGVMWLTLIVAETIATSDGIGYLAMNARQFMQTEVIIVTIIIYALFGKLADIIAQFGEKKALRWHPYYRK; this is translated from the coding sequence ATGACGAATACATTTCAAAAACAAATCCTTCCTTGGATGCTGCCGTTGTTGTTCCTTGTTATCTGGCAAATCATATCGATGCTTGAAATCGTCTCCCCTAGTTTGTTTCCGGCGCCAACATCGGTGCTAGAATCCTTCTATGAGCTGATCGTTTCAGGCACACTTTTAGAGCATATTCAAATCAGTTTATACCGGGCGTTCATCGGCTTACTTATTGGCGGTGCGATTGGGCTCCTGCTTGGCATTTTGAACGGCTGGTCAACATGGTCCTTTTACACGGTTGATACGTTTGTACAAATGATCCGCAACATTCCTCATCTCGCCTTGCTGCCTCTTGTGATTGTCTGGCTCGGGATCGGGGAAGCGTCGAAAATTTTTCTTGTTGCCCTTGGTGTCATGTTCCCGATCTACATTAATACATTGCATGGCATTCGCAGCGTCAATCGAGGCTATATTGAAATGGGGAAAATGTATGGCCTAAAAGGCTGGGGGCTTTTCCGCCATGTCTACCTCCCTGGGGCGTTGCCTTCCATTTTTGTCGGCATTCGCTATGCCCTCGGAGTGATGTGGTTGACATTAATTGTCGCTGAAACCATTGCCACAAGCGACGGCATCGGCTATTTGGCCATGAATGCACGACAGTTTATGCAAACAGAAGTGATTATCGTTACCATTATCATCTATGCCCTTTTTGGCAAGCTGGCGGACATTATCGCCCAATTCGGGGAGAAAAAAGCGCTTCGCTGGCATCCGTATTATCGGAAATAG
- a CDS encoding aliphatic sulfonate ABC transporter substrate-binding protein, whose product MRKSTILTLAFVLLGGGILTACGSQSSSPSEANAEQTIRIGFQTGNTLNVLKESGYLEERIEEEGLDVSVEWIEFDQGTAVMEALSTNNIDYGNAADGPGIFAQAQGRDIVYVGASLPHEQGVGIMVKSDSGIETVADLKGKSIAAMKGGNHHYLAILALEAEGLSADDVDFRYMGDASQGRSALETGEVDALASWDPFFAGVEHTLDVKTLDHNVEGYPNRTFYFSTPQFAEESPELIQILLEETNRSDQWANENPDEVAELLSNMIGIEKEILDTVVNRRDYGVENINEEIIAAQQKQADDYYRIGLIENEVDVSEIMPVDAAWATDNIE is encoded by the coding sequence ATGCGTAAATCAACCATACTAACTCTAGCTTTCGTTTTACTAGGCGGCGGAATCTTGACCGCGTGCGGAAGCCAGTCATCGTCCCCATCCGAAGCAAACGCTGAACAAACGATCCGCATCGGCTTCCAAACTGGGAATACGCTAAATGTGCTGAAAGAAAGTGGCTATTTAGAAGAGCGGATTGAAGAGGAAGGACTGGATGTATCGGTTGAATGGATTGAATTCGACCAAGGGACCGCCGTCATGGAGGCGTTGTCAACCAACAACATTGATTATGGAAACGCGGCTGATGGCCCTGGCATTTTTGCACAAGCACAAGGTCGCGACATCGTTTATGTCGGCGCTAGCCTTCCTCATGAACAAGGCGTCGGCATCATGGTAAAGTCTGATTCTGGCATTGAAACAGTGGCGGATTTAAAAGGCAAAAGCATTGCGGCAATGAAAGGAGGCAACCACCATTATTTGGCGATTCTTGCCCTTGAAGCTGAGGGGCTAAGCGCCGATGACGTTGATTTTCGTTATATGGGCGATGCCTCACAAGGCCGTTCTGCGCTTGAGACTGGGGAGGTCGATGCACTGGCCTCATGGGATCCATTTTTCGCAGGAGTCGAACATACCCTTGACGTAAAAACACTCGATCACAACGTCGAAGGGTACCCGAATCGGACATTCTATTTTTCCACGCCGCAATTTGCCGAGGAATCGCCAGAACTGATTCAAATTTTGCTAGAAGAAACGAACCGCTCCGATCAATGGGCCAATGAAAATCCAGATGAAGTCGCTGAATTGCTCTCCAATATGATCGGAATTGAGAAAGAGATCCTGGACACTGTCGTGAATCGCCGTGACTATGGCGTTGAAAATATCAACGAAGAAATCATCGCCGCCCAGCAAAAACAGGCAGATGATTATTACCGTATTGGCCTCATCGAAAACGAAGTCGACGTTTCCGAAATCATGCCTGTTGATGCAGCATGGGCAACAGACAACATTGAATAA
- a CDS encoding VOC family protein — protein sequence MNRGVKELALAFDHVIHYVDDAHTLKDHFINKGFHTIYGGRHEQRGSYNTLLHFGMEYIEFLSIDDRSLFDKVGAQDVAYSPFSSIVRDEFTEGFAKICLRTRDLNKLAQTFKQKGLNVNGPVPLSRKRPDGKLLEWSLLFVGEEGSELPLPFFIDWHETDQERLNELKEAQVVAPHSAGQWKIDSFLMAVHDAKQTAFKWAEWFDLEHKGSVYDPRLNADIYTLQLPGGNLKFAQPKGQGPVNEFLEQRGERPFQLMLTGSGQTELFTIHGGHYVFNGGETHA from the coding sequence ATGAATAGAGGAGTGAAGGAGTTGGCCCTTGCCTTTGATCATGTGATTCACTATGTGGATGATGCACACACACTGAAAGATCATTTTATTAATAAAGGCTTCCACACGATTTATGGAGGTCGTCATGAACAACGAGGCTCTTACAATACGTTGCTTCATTTCGGCATGGAGTATATTGAGTTTTTAAGCATTGATGATCGTTCCCTTTTTGACAAAGTAGGAGCACAGGATGTAGCCTACAGTCCTTTTTCCTCCATTGTTCGAGATGAATTTACTGAAGGGTTTGCGAAAATTTGTTTGCGCACTCGGGATTTAAATAAGCTCGCACAAACATTCAAGCAAAAAGGCTTAAACGTGAATGGTCCAGTGCCTCTTAGCCGAAAGCGTCCTGATGGCAAACTGTTGGAATGGTCGCTATTATTCGTCGGTGAAGAAGGATCCGAATTACCCCTCCCCTTCTTTATTGACTGGCACGAAACCGACCAAGAGCGATTAAACGAATTAAAGGAAGCTCAAGTCGTTGCCCCTCATTCTGCTGGCCAATGGAAAATCGACAGCTTCCTTATGGCTGTCCACGATGCAAAGCAAACGGCTTTTAAATGGGCGGAGTGGTTCGACTTAGAACACAAAGGCTCGGTTTACGATCCACGCCTAAACGCCGACATCTACACATTGCAGCTTCCTGGAGGGAACTTGAAATTTGCCCAACCAAAAGGGCAAGGGCCGGTGAATGAGTTTTTAGAGCAACGTGGCGAACGGCCGTTTCAGCTTATGTTAACAGGCTCTGGCCAAACGGAACTGTTTACGATTCATGGGGGGCATTATGTTTTCAACGGAGGAGAGACACATGCGTAA
- a CDS encoding isocitrate lyase/PEP mutase family protein — protein MKQQHAIKAKTFHDLHQQSSTFVLPNAWDAMSAKMFEAGGFQAIGTTSAGIAASLGYPDGQHLPRAKMVEAVRNIANSVAVPVSADIEAGYGRSVAEVVQTVKEVAAAGAVGINIEDGTGDPSKPVFSISEQTEKIAAIKASQTSLFVNARTDIYWLKIGDPLSRFQEAAKRAIAYQEAGADCIFFPGLTDREEIQKMRAAISIPINLLVDPEMPALTELSTLGIERLSCGSAPFRATATLLAAICKQIVNDEAFSHLTKDVLSYSRITKIMSQ, from the coding sequence ATGAAACAACAACATGCGATCAAGGCAAAAACATTTCACGATTTACATCAACAATCTTCAACTTTTGTACTCCCTAATGCATGGGATGCGATGAGCGCAAAAATGTTTGAAGCTGGCGGTTTTCAAGCGATTGGAACAACAAGTGCCGGCATTGCGGCTTCCTTAGGTTACCCAGATGGCCAACACCTGCCTCGTGCTAAAATGGTCGAGGCAGTAAGGAATATCGCCAATTCAGTAGCGGTTCCCGTTAGTGCCGATATCGAAGCAGGATACGGGCGATCCGTGGCCGAGGTTGTGCAAACTGTAAAAGAAGTTGCAGCGGCTGGAGCAGTCGGCATTAACATTGAAGATGGCACAGGCGACCCTAGTAAACCTGTCTTCTCCATTTCCGAACAAACAGAAAAAATCGCAGCGATTAAAGCCAGCCAAACGTCCCTATTTGTGAATGCCCGTACAGACATCTATTGGCTAAAAATCGGCGATCCTTTATCCCGTTTCCAAGAAGCTGCAAAGCGTGCAATAGCTTACCAAGAAGCAGGCGCAGATTGTATTTTTTTTCCTGGGCTTACGGACAGGGAAGAAATACAAAAAATGAGGGCGGCCATTTCGATTCCGATCAATTTGTTGGTTGACCCGGAAATGCCCGCCCTCACGGAGTTGTCGACACTAGGAATTGAGAGGCTAAGTTGCGGCTCTGCCCCATTTCGGGCAACAGCCACATTGCTCGCTGCCATTTGCAAACAGATCGTTAACGACGAAGCGTTTTCCCATCTGACAAAGGATGTTCTTTCCTATAGCAGGATAACGAAAATCATGAGTCAGTAG
- a CDS encoding SdpI family protein gives MKKHLFPILSIMISITVWLFAYKHLPAQMPVQWGVDGQVNRYASTFSAFLLLNGILIAVYAMLLFLPRLDPKKGNYIKFTRTYSIIGNVLIALFLAISIVTVLAGIGTPISINRVVPVAVGILFIILGNYMQTIKPNWFVGIKNPWTISNDEVWRKTHRLGGRLFIGGGLLFIIEPFLPRSVSAVLSVGLIVVIVGVPMVYSYILHKRIVGH, from the coding sequence ATGAAAAAACATCTCTTTCCAATTCTTTCGATTATGATTTCTATCACTGTATGGCTATTTGCTTATAAACACTTGCCTGCGCAAATGCCGGTTCAATGGGGGGTAGACGGGCAAGTGAACCGTTATGCTTCAACGTTCTCTGCCTTCTTACTCCTAAACGGAATCCTGATTGCCGTTTATGCGATGTTGCTATTCTTGCCCCGTCTAGACCCGAAGAAAGGCAACTACATCAAATTCACACGAACCTATTCGATTATCGGTAACGTGCTCATCGCCCTTTTTCTCGCCATTAGCATTGTGACAGTCCTCGCAGGCATAGGCACACCCATTTCAATCAATCGCGTCGTGCCAGTTGCAGTAGGCATCCTCTTTATCATTCTCGGAAACTACATGCAGACGATTAAGCCCAACTGGTTTGTTGGCATCAAAAACCCGTGGACCATCAGCAATGATGAGGTTTGGCGAAAAACACACCGTCTTGGTGGGCGCCTGTTTATAGGCGGAGGCTTGCTTTTTATCATCGAACCGTTTTTGCCGAGAAGCGTTAGTGCGGTTTTGTCCGTAGGACTGATTGTTGTAATCGTAGGCGTGCCGATGGTTTATTCGTACATTCTTCATAAACGCATCGTCGGCCATTAG
- a CDS encoding autorepressor SdpR family transcription factor has product MHEAFKALADPTRRKILDLLKKQDLTAGEIANHFQMSKPSISQHLKLLKAAHLVHDEKKGQFVYYSLNLTVFQELLSWTMGFFEKGGKQP; this is encoded by the coding sequence ATGCACGAAGCATTTAAAGCGTTGGCCGATCCAACGAGGCGAAAAATCCTTGATTTGCTCAAAAAACAAGATTTAACCGCTGGCGAGATTGCGAACCATTTTCAAATGTCAAAGCCAAGCATTTCCCAGCATTTAAAGCTGTTAAAAGCTGCCCACCTTGTCCATGACGAGAAAAAAGGCCAGTTCGTCTATTACTCGCTCAACTTAACTGTATTTCAGGAGCTGCTTTCCTGGACAATGGGCTTTTTTGAAAAAGGGGGAAAACAACCATGA
- a CDS encoding LysR family transcriptional regulator, whose product MNLHGLRLFYTVARTGSITKAAQALHISQPAVSSQLKAFEAELNLPLLQKDGRGIVPTPFGKQLADKAETLFAVEAHIEAFVQEFRDVGAGHIHVAATYLPANFLLPQLAGAFKAQYPTIDLQIETVNSQQAFEKLARYKADVAMYAGSIDKRAEEFVWDEWLEDELWFVVAPSHRLAHQRVALAEVVVEPFVMREEGSSTRAQLFALCQANQVKPPTIALQFSGLNEALSAVMAGFGVNFVSSLVANEHIKRGDLARVYVEHVHIVNNIAICTRKQEQQNELIQRFISHCKRTRFEHGK is encoded by the coding sequence ATGAACCTTCATGGACTTCGGTTGTTTTATACGGTGGCGCGCACGGGAAGCATCACCAAAGCAGCACAAGCTTTGCACATTAGCCAACCAGCTGTTTCGAGCCAACTAAAAGCGTTTGAAGCCGAATTAAACTTGCCTTTGCTTCAAAAGGACGGCAGGGGGATTGTGCCTACGCCATTTGGAAAACAGCTTGCTGACAAAGCGGAAACGTTATTCGCGGTTGAAGCCCATATTGAAGCATTTGTACAAGAATTTCGTGATGTAGGCGCAGGGCACATCCATGTCGCTGCCACTTATCTTCCGGCAAACTTTTTATTGCCACAGTTAGCGGGTGCCTTCAAAGCCCAATATCCTACAATCGATTTGCAAATCGAAACGGTCAATTCTCAACAGGCATTTGAAAAACTAGCCCGTTACAAAGCCGATGTAGCGATGTATGCTGGCAGCATCGACAAACGCGCAGAAGAATTTGTTTGGGATGAATGGTTAGAAGATGAGCTTTGGTTTGTCGTCGCTCCGTCACATCGATTGGCCCATCAACGAGTCGCGTTGGCGGAAGTGGTCGTCGAACCATTTGTCATGCGCGAAGAAGGCAGCTCGACAAGGGCGCAATTATTTGCGTTATGCCAGGCCAACCAAGTAAAACCGCCAACGATTGCTTTGCAGTTCAGTGGATTGAACGAAGCCCTTTCTGCTGTGATGGCTGGTTTTGGCGTCAATTTCGTCTCCTCTTTAGTAGCGAACGAACATATAAAGCGGGGCGATTTAGCGCGCGTCTATGTTGAACATGTCCATATCGTCAACAACATTGCCATCTGCACAAGAAAACAGGAGCAGCAAAACGAACTCATCCAACGGTTTATTTCCCATTGCAAACGAACACGCTTCGAGCACGGCAAGTGA
- a CDS encoding O-methyltransferase: MEKQTWQFVDSYMTERLRIGDEGLDAALANNRQKGLPAIDVSPTQGKLLTLLARMKGAKRVLEIGTLGGYSTICLAQGLSDTGKIVTLEYEPKHAACAKENIAFAGYADQVDIIVGPALESLPILHQQQQTFDFIFIDADKPNNPHYVKWALQLASPGAVLVADNVIRDGEVLNAHSTDPRVQGIRTFVELLEQEERIEATAIQTVGEKGYDGFILGIVR; encoded by the coding sequence GTGGAAAAGCAAACTTGGCAGTTCGTTGATTCGTATATGACGGAACGTTTGCGGATAGGGGATGAAGGTCTGGACGCAGCTTTAGCGAATAATCGCCAAAAGGGGTTGCCAGCTATTGATGTTTCGCCAACACAGGGGAAGCTTTTGACGCTGTTAGCAAGAATGAAAGGGGCCAAGCGCGTTCTTGAAATTGGTACGCTCGGCGGCTACAGCACGATTTGCTTGGCGCAAGGGCTGTCAGACACGGGAAAAATCGTTACGTTGGAATATGAACCAAAACATGCTGCTTGTGCAAAGGAGAACATTGCTTTTGCCGGTTATGCCGATCAGGTTGATATTATCGTAGGACCCGCCCTTGAAAGCCTGCCTATTCTGCACCAACAGCAGCAAACGTTTGATTTTATTTTTATCGATGCCGATAAGCCTAACAATCCCCATTACGTAAAGTGGGCGTTGCAGCTTGCTTCTCCTGGCGCGGTCCTTGTCGCTGACAACGTCATCCGCGACGGAGAAGTATTAAATGCCCATAGCACGGATCCCCGTGTCCAAGGCATCCGCACATTTGTAGAATTGTTGGAGCAAGAGGAACGGATTGAGGCGACTGCGATCCAAACAGTAGGCGAAAAGGGCTACGATGGCTTTATTTTAGGGATTGTCCGATAA